The Megachile rotundata isolate GNS110a chromosome 4, iyMegRotu1, whole genome shotgun sequence region AAGttttcccccccccccccccctactaaattttattatattatttgtcCATGGTAGATTATACTCAACAGATGACGAATTTTAGATCATTCTGCGCATGTCAGCTCTGATTGGTTCGAAACTGTTCGTAACCAAGAGCAACGCACATGCGTGTTTGTAACACTCCTAACGCCGAACATATATAATCAGTGAACAAGAATCTTGTAATGGACTATTGACAAATCGCATCAACGATGAGCATAGTGCTCTCAGTTTGTTGCCACAGACGATGTTGTAagaatgaataattttttaagttggccatataaaaaaaaagatcTCTACATGCGGCACTAgaagtttacaaattataagtttctaaatttctgtaattcagaattttaatattttcaaattttgaacttacAATTAGAAAACTACTGAATTTATACatgtaaaaatttccaaactcctatatttctaaatttaaaaatctgaacattTTTAGGgactataatatttgaaaatttcaaaattttttgattttaaaatattttaatttaaaaaattggtgtatttctcaatttctaaatttgaaaattaaaaattgttaaatctgtgaattttaaaacttaaaattttctaaatttgaaatgtttcgcgCGGCATCCATTTAGTTATCAAAAATGGGAAAATTCGCGGGTGTTTAACTTATCCATCATTATTCAAATGTTATTTCTCTTTATTGACTTATTTTTGTTCACCGAGTATATGATCACGGAATGAAATAGTACTAATTGGTGGGAGTCTACTGAAGTTAGCAGAATTGCGCAGAATGATTATGATCTCCCAGTGAGTGGAtaatagttgacattttaaaagaAATGGCATCCTTCAAAAAGATAAATACTAAAGTATTTGCAAGATCAGGGCCTGAATTAACACCGGATAATATATATTGGAAAAAGTATACTGTGAGTATGTTGTATCCACAGCAATACTAAAAATTTAGTTATTATTGCGATATATTAGCTAATTAATGATACCCACGTGCGCAGTACTTAACCTATTAGATTGTGTATAAATTGTgagtgataaaaatattattattttaacaggCTCCCGTTTTAGTTAAGGAATTTGGACCAATAGATTATATTGATTTTTCACCTGTAGAACCACATTATTTTGCTGTAACATGTTCTGTGAGAGTACAACTATATAATCCAATTACAAAACTAGTCACAAAAAATCTTAGCAGATTCAAGGAAGCTGCTTATGGTGGTTCTTTTCGTAATGATGGAAGGCTATTGTGTGCTGGTGGAGAAGAAgcagtaattaaattatttgacgTCAATACAAAAAGTCTTCTTCGACTTTTTTCTGGACACAAAGCTGCTGTACATAGAACTTTTTTTACTGCGGATAATCATCATATTGCTTCATTTTCTGATGATAAGAGTGCAATAATATGGGATATACCTACCGAAAAACAGACTGCATCTTTTAATGATCATTCAGATTACATAAGAGCTGGGGCAGTTAGCCCTATTTCCACAGATATATTATTATCTGGTGGTTATGATAaaaacatatacatgtatgatacaaggacaaataaaaaaattcttagtGTTAGCCATGAAGCTCCTGTTGAAAGTTTATTGTTTTTACCATCTGGTGGAATATTTTTGTCTGCAGgtatattatatttgatatagttattgtgtaaaataatattatataaaaaattatatattttctacTGTTGTATGAAGGTGGAACAGAAATCAGAGTCTGGGATGGTTTGGCTGGTGGTAGGCTACTGGCAAAAATATCCCAACATCATAAAACTGTAACATGCCTAAAAATAGCTTCAAATGGTCATAGAATTTTGTCTGGTTCATTGGATAGACATGTCAAAATTTACGACTCTGGAACATATAGAACTGTTCATTCCTTGGATTATCCCAACTCAGTCCTTAGTATAGGAATTAGTGTAAGaataaattcttattttatgtTACTAATGATATCTTAAAAGtactaaatataatttgtaattacagCCAAATGATGAAACTATAGTAGCTGGTATGGTTGATGGTTTAATTTCTGTCAGAAGAAGAGAAGAAGATGTAGGAAATGAAAAACCACAAAAGAAGAAGGTATCATATAGGCGTTCAGGGAAAAATTTACACACGCCACAAGTAGATATTGTAGTCCAAGAGGAAATGAAAGAAATTATGTCCAAACATGATGCTTGCTTAaggaaattccaatattctaaagCATTGGATTGTGTAATGATGAGTTATGTGGTAAATAAAGCACCACATGTTACAGTTGCTCTCATGCAAGAGCTTATCAGAAGGCAGGGCTTAAAACAAGCACTTGCTGGTAGAGATGGCAAAAGTCTTgtaaatattctcaaatttttaaataaacatgtgGGAAGCATTCGATTTGGAAGAGTACTATTACATGTAGCTAATGTACTAATGGGTACGTTGttaatttttctactttttattacccataaatatattaatatccaAATCATTAATAGATATTTACGAAGATCATCTGGACGAACTTGCAGCAGAACCACGAAAAATGTTCAGTACGTTAGCAGCCAAATTAGAAGAAGAAGAGAGTTTAATATTAGCGTTATCAGAGCTGCAAGGAAAATTGCATATCATATTATCAGCTGCAGAAATTGTACTTCCTGCGCCAGTGAAAGATAATCAAATTCTAGAACCCTCAAGCGCTGCGCAAAAGAATTTGATTTTAAGTATAGCATGAATATAATGCATTGTATTATATATGTTTGTATCATAGGAAGAGTCTGTAAAGTAAAGAACAAATCTGGCTCATCTGAAGGAAAATGACAGCCAAGAAGAATAGGATACTACCATCTGCAATAACATTCACGTATTGGCACACATTATGCCCAATTTACAACAGGCATTTTTGAAATCTGTAAATAAAACTTTCGCAAATATATGCATACTTTCGTAAGCAAGCTGTTTCATTGCGCACGTTACGAACTACATTAGAACgcaattttgttttataattgattttacattgaaatttatatttataacagaATTACCGCGGCGATTTAGTATACAAAAATATGAAGTCCGATAGTTTATTGTAAAGTTATTTATTGAAGAAACTGAAAGCATTTTacgatcattatttttacatgtatattaaaatttatatttttatgcgcGCTACTTGCGCGCGTCGCCAAAAacggttttttatttttaaaaatttggggcaATTTCTGGGCATCGGAATGATGGGATTTATAAGtaagtaaatttgcaaatacatgtttttattcatatttattttcaaacacttttgtacatcaaatgacttaatatattttattaaaagataaatacattattaacaCTTAATTCTAGGTCGGAATTATTAGAATAATGTGTACATATTAGTGTGCGCTGTAGTACAGTATCTTGTAGAAAGCTAATAAAAATCTGTTCAGAGAATAAAGATAATGTAGCAATTAATTTGCTTCTAAAAAGTTGCAGAAAACTGTAAGTTATGGAAGAAAATGTGATGAATGCATAAATCGAATGGTTGCTTTCTTGCGCTGTATTAAATGTCGTTCACATTAGGCTATTTTGACAGGTATTTGCTTAATCTGAACGCCCCCTTAAGCAGGTTCGACGCAGCGACACCTAGAGATACGCAGAACTACAAGAGAAACTTCGCTGATGGTGTAATTACCGTTGAAGTGTAATCAATTAATTGCCGGCAGAATCCGGTGGATACTTTACACGTGTTCATCATAGTTCAGCAGTTTGTTGTTAGATGGCGCTGTTAACAGCATTTGTGGCGGTTTTTTTAAAAGattgtttccttttttcttgatgtatttatatgcgtatcattttcaataatttctatGCTCTATGGTGATCATCGGAGTCATCGGTCAAGATGAGTTTTGTTATCAATGTCGTCGATCAAGAAGAATTCTATTTGTACTTGTgaacaaatgattaatgtttaaaGCTATCGTCGTTTGAccatgttcaattttattttaaaaacaaaatcgttCGCTATTCATTCTATAATCAAACCTTAATTCAAGAACACGTGTTAAAATCAAATTCAACATCAAGTCCACTAAAATCAGTTATTTtgcaaagttattaatttattgattattaaagTATAGGAAGACAATTCCTATGTAAACGGTACATGTAGCGTCTTCTAGCGATAGAATAGGCGAACTAACGAAAGCCGTGTTCCCGCcgagtgtagttcaccctgttcgccggacagatggcgccacttgaCTTCGAAAAATCAAAATTGCTCCAATTTAAAAACTACTTACGTTATCATTAAGAGTGGTCAATTTAACGTTTTTGGGTTAAGCctctttgtaaaaaatttactgcgcatgtctatcttttatggtttaggactgcgcagggGGTCAAGGTTAACTGATTAATTACCCGTGCGTAGCACCGGCGTTTCACAAGttagtaattaaattattaaacaaaaagttTAATTAAGTTATGCACTGTATGAAAAGTGGTAAAAATCCactagttttaataaatatcgaaTGACACGAATCGTTAGCTCCTATGTACTAAAATCTTAATATACTTAAAAACGATCATGTTTGAAGTATAATCGACCAgagaattttttacttttgttcTTACAACACTACATCACATGTAAATGGCTAAATGCATATTATAGTGCAGTCTTACTATATGCTACTCTATACGACTTGTTAAGTAAATTTTCCACATAAACTATCACGCATACTAGTAACACTCTCTTGCCATTGTATTgaactgaaaaatttaggaatttaaaattttcaaacttgcaatatAAATGTTGGAAGTAGTTTCACCATTCATATAGCTTTTTCACAATCTTTTCCATTTCTAATATCGTGTTTAGGATCATATAGCAAAACTTCACTATATTTACgtttatacaatataaattattaaggcGTGTATCAAATTTACTTATTCCCATAAATCAgagtttataattgtataatttatttcataaaacttCCTTTTTAAGACTTTTTTGCCAGGCAGCAGAGGATGGTTTATTGGGCATCACCCATCCAATTGGAATTGGTGAAGCATCACTATCGGTGCTTATATACTTATCCCAAGCAGATctacatacaaaataattatattattgtaaaacTATAATGTTTGTATCTAGTTAGTATCTACTAGAAActatttaataacaataatattctTACCTTACAGCGATAAAACCGGTTAAATCTGTACTATATTGATCAGATGTCATTTTTTTTCCAAATAATACTTTTTCCCATTCATCGAAAACGTTTTTTTTCTGCTTTTCAATTCTATTTTCGTTGTCAGTCTTTAACATTAACTTCAAACCCTGTTCTTCTATGGAATATTCGTGATCGAGCGTTGACCACTGTGTTGATAACTTAGCTGTAAATAAAAAAGCATTTGtcaatttaattcttaaaatatttaataaaagcaACTAGCATTATAATAATaccaataatattattaaatgcttCGTCAGCTGCTGCAGATAAATGTTCTCCTCGTGCTCTGGCAATATTGACTTTAacgtttctcaaattttgtaattcttgcAACAATCCAAGATATTTCCTTGCATCATTTCGTTTTCCTCTtacatcaaatagaatcatatcaGCATCTTTTCGCAGACTTTcttcttgtttttctttttctattacAGCTTGTTTCTTTCTAATCCACGAATCAATGTGAGCATGCATTCTTGCTCTGTTTTCCATCctcattaatttttcatttttccatttctcccttttaattttttctcttAATCGCTTCTTCTTACGCTTTTCTAAGTCTTTATTTAATTGACTCAAAAAATGTGGATCTTGAATAGGTTTTAATAGTTTAACAATTTCTTCTTTTGCTGTATTACAAATGTTTACTTTCTCTTGCCACTCTTCTTCCGACAAATTTTGATTATCTTTAAGTTCTGAACAAATTGTTTTTaacttttcatttaatttgtatactgacgttataatatttttagtaactgcaattttagattttttacatttgtttCTCTGGTcacttatatttttagtttcttcACCTTCTAAAAGAAATTGCTCAATATCTTGCTCATCAGTTTGGCGTTTGGCTGCATTAATTACTAATGTAGGATCctcattagtattatcaaaGGTCGTACCAATtggataaatataattttggtaTACATTTACGTTACAACTTGTATTATAAATACCTTGATTCATTGGGGTATATACATTATAGGATGGGTCCATACAGCTTTGTGTAGGACCCTTCAAGAAACTTTGATCATTAaacataattattcaaaattaacgtttaatttggaaaaatataaaGTACCTTAATACTACTCGCTCTCTTAATGCATtaaataagtattttaattcGTTTACAAATTGTATGTTAgctgaaaatataatttctcaTAACTTTTTATGATgtcttaacaaaattattaggcTTTTGTCTCTTAACACATTTCCATTATTTCTCCTTCTTTAGGAAGTTGAGCTTCTGCTTCTCTTAATACTTTTTCTGCTTCAATATAATCTTCAACCTCTTTTAAATCCTGTTCAGtatccaaaatttttttaagttcCTCAAATGCTTTTACAAGACGTCTTTGACAATCTGGCACCATCATGAGTGATTCTTGAAGTACTTCTTCttgtttttttatatcatatccATCTTTATCTGTAACAAAAATAAGATACTGAAAATAGttgtcttaaaaaaaaatttgtatacttttgtGTACATGAGTATGTTGATAAACATTGTTATAAGTAATATAGAATCTGTTTAGCATGAATATATATGGTAAAATTTTGACATAGTTAGCAATACCATAAGAATGCTGGGTAAATAAGGTAATCAAATGGTCTTTACAATGAATTGTGCACAAATTTTTAGTTACTGCTTAATCAAAGTAAAAACTACTTTTCAGATGTGAATACCATACATGCTGAATGAACATAAGAAAATAGTCTGGTTATTAGGGCAACGTAATTTTTacacataaaatttttattcagatGCAAATTACTATTAACAGAAATTGATCAGCTATATCCAACAGACTTCTTTGATAGATCACGAAACACCCTACAAGAATGCACATTTACGATTGCTTTTTCAAACAAAGATTTTGAACTTTATTAGTATTCATGAATATTTGATTTATTCCCTTCAGGATTTAATTTGCGACAGTGActgtttgcaaaatttttgtattctttttctgacaattattttgtaatacaatAAGAACATCTGTTTCACATGTTTTAAGATGcaaagaaaatttataatgaTACTTTGGCTTTTACTATTACCTAATACAAATTCCGTTAAAAATGTTCgaattatatgaaattaaaatataaaaacagaacacacaaaatttaaaataaataatttgtcaaattagATCCATATAGTAATGTTTATAAAAACAATATACTATTAAATTCATAGCACTACTT contains the following coding sequences:
- the LOC100882716 gene encoding uncharacterized protein LOC100882716, translated to MFNDQSFLKGPTQSCMDPSYNVYTPMNQGIYNTSCNVNVYQNYIYPIGTTFDNTNEDPTLVINAAKRQTDEQDIEQFLLEGEETKNISDQRNKCKKSKIAVTKNIITSVYKLNEKLKTICSELKDNQNLSEEEWQEKVNICNTAKEEIVKLLKPIQDPHFLSQLNKDLEKRKKKRLREKIKREKWKNEKLMRMENRARMHAHIDSWIRKKQAVIEKEKQEESLRKDADMILFDVRGKRNDARKYLGLLQELQNLRNVKVNIARARGEHLSAAADEAFNNIIAKLSTQWSTLDHEYSIEEQGLKLMLKTDNENRIEKQKKNVFDEWEKVLFGKKMTSDQYSTDLTGFIAVRSAWDKYISTDSDASPIPIGWVMPNKPSSAAWQKSLKKEVL
- the LOC100876558 gene encoding tubulin-specific chaperone A; this encodes MSDPRIRTLKIKTGVVKRLAKEKVTYEKEAAQQRERIQKLKEQDKDGYDIKKQEEVLQESLMMVPDCQRRLVKAFEELKKILDTEQDLKEVEDYIEAEKVLREAEAQLPKEGEIMEMC
- the LOC100876448 gene encoding U3 small nucleolar RNA-associated protein 15 homolog, giving the protein MASFKKINTKVFARSGPELTPDNIYWKKYTAPVLVKEFGPIDYIDFSPVEPHYFAVTCSVRVQLYNPITKLVTKNLSRFKEAAYGGSFRNDGRLLCAGGEEAVIKLFDVNTKSLLRLFSGHKAAVHRTFFTADNHHIASFSDDKSAIIWDIPTEKQTASFNDHSDYIRAGAVSPISTDILLSGGYDKNIYMYDTRTNKKILSVSHEAPVESLLFLPSGGIFLSAGGTEIRVWDGLAGGRLLAKISQHHKTVTCLKIASNGHRILSGSLDRHVKIYDSGTYRTVHSLDYPNSVLSIGISPNDETIVAGMVDGLISVRRREEDVGNEKPQKKKVSYRRSGKNLHTPQVDIVVQEEMKEIMSKHDACLRKFQYSKALDCVMMSYVVNKAPHVTVALMQELIRRQGLKQALAGRDGKSLVNILKFLNKHVGSIRFGRVLLHVANVLMDIYEDHLDELAAEPRKMFSTLAAKLEEEESLILALSELQGKLHIILSAAEIVLPAPVKDNQILEPSSAAQKNLILSIA